Proteins encoded within one genomic window of Chelatococcus sp. HY11:
- a CDS encoding alpha/beta hydrolase, translated as MKNIAVSVLAAVVAFAGVFAVGRRYSASIAGARRRVAGHSTVVMTRFGILEYVVAGDGVPLLMIHGTGGGFDQGLLFASRLAARGHRVIAPSRFGYLRSDFAPDSSPANQAEAFAALLDHLGIARVAVAGGSAGALSAAAFALRHPERCSHLVLLVPAANVSGRDPVEMNWWQKWAVDTVLGSDFLFWALMRTMPRRLIGTLLATDPALLDRVPADERRRALAVLEGLMPIGMKRRGLVNDATLAGASAALDFSRIAVPTLIISLEDDRFGTAATARAIAVAMPDARLVIYPTGGHIWLGHDEDIADEITRFLASSAWAAR; from the coding sequence TTGAAAAATATTGCAGTTAGCGTCCTCGCCGCGGTTGTCGCCTTTGCCGGTGTGTTCGCGGTCGGCAGGCGCTATTCAGCCTCCATAGCTGGAGCCAGACGGCGGGTCGCCGGCCACAGTACCGTCGTCATGACCCGGTTTGGCATACTCGAATATGTGGTCGCCGGCGATGGCGTGCCGCTTCTGATGATCCACGGCACCGGCGGCGGCTTCGACCAGGGCCTGCTCTTCGCAAGCCGCTTGGCCGCGCGCGGGCATCGCGTGATCGCCCCCTCGCGCTTTGGCTATCTCCGAAGCGATTTTGCGCCCGATTCTTCCCCGGCGAACCAAGCCGAGGCGTTCGCCGCATTGCTCGACCATCTCGGCATCGCACGGGTGGCGGTGGCCGGCGGCTCGGCCGGGGCGCTCTCGGCCGCGGCCTTCGCGCTACGTCATCCGGAACGCTGCTCGCACCTCGTTCTTCTCGTGCCGGCGGCCAATGTTTCCGGCCGCGACCCGGTCGAGATGAACTGGTGGCAGAAATGGGCCGTCGACACCGTGCTCGGCTCGGATTTCCTGTTCTGGGCTCTCATGAGAACAATGCCGCGCCGGCTCATCGGAACGCTGCTCGCCACCGATCCGGCGTTGCTCGACCGCGTTCCTGCCGACGAGCGGCGGCGTGCCCTCGCCGTCCTCGAAGGGCTGATGCCGATCGGCATGAAACGGCGCGGCCTCGTCAACGATGCGACATTGGCCGGCGCGTCGGCAGCTCTGGATTTCTCGAGGATCGCCGTGCCGACACTGATCATTTCGCTGGAGGACGACCGGTTCGGCACGGCCGCCACCGCCCGCGCTATCGCGGTCGCCATGCCCGACGCGAGGCTCGTCATCTATCCCACCGGCGGCCACATCTGGCTCGGCCATGACGAAGACATCGCGGACGAGATCACCCGCTTCCTCGCAAGCTCTGCCTGGGCCGCCAGATAG
- a CDS encoding cation diffusion facilitator family transporter — protein sequence MTATSEHRHDEGDDHAHAQVVTAGNEQRIRFVFIITAGYAAVQAVGGWLAGSLALIADSGHMVSDAAALLLALIAYRMARRPPDASRTYGYHRVRVLAALANGASLLLLVAWIAWEAVNRINQPVEVLAGPMLIVAVIGLLLNVTGAWILWSGNKGDANLRGAFLHVLGDLLGSIGAIAAAIGIMLTGWMILDPLLSVLVALLVVRSAWGLIADSIRVLMQAVPRGLDAGKVEAGLAALPEIAEAGHFHAWTLTDDTVVATVHVTPTETVNPLSLPKLVADRLKREYAIDHVTVQVDAPGALNRQIRF from the coding sequence ATGACGGCGACCAGCGAACACCGACATGATGAGGGCGACGATCATGCCCACGCGCAGGTCGTCACAGCCGGCAATGAGCAGCGCATTCGTTTCGTCTTCATCATCACGGCCGGTTATGCTGCCGTCCAGGCCGTGGGCGGGTGGCTGGCCGGTTCGCTCGCCCTCATCGCCGACTCCGGGCACATGGTGTCGGACGCGGCCGCGCTGCTGCTGGCTCTGATCGCTTATCGCATGGCGCGCAGGCCGCCCGATGCGTCCCGAACCTACGGCTATCACCGCGTCCGCGTGCTCGCAGCGTTGGCCAACGGGGCGAGCCTTCTGCTCCTGGTCGCCTGGATAGCTTGGGAAGCCGTCAACCGCATCAATCAACCCGTCGAAGTCCTGGCAGGCCCGATGCTCATCGTGGCGGTCATCGGACTTCTGTTGAATGTGACCGGCGCATGGATCCTGTGGTCGGGCAACAAGGGGGACGCCAATCTCCGGGGCGCCTTCCTGCATGTGCTGGGTGATCTGCTCGGTTCCATAGGCGCGATCGCGGCCGCGATCGGCATCATGCTGACCGGCTGGATGATCCTCGACCCGCTCCTTTCGGTTCTCGTCGCGCTTCTGGTCGTCCGCTCCGCCTGGGGTCTTATCGCGGATTCAATAAGGGTCCTCATGCAGGCCGTGCCCCGCGGCCTCGACGCCGGAAAGGTCGAGGCTGGTCTGGCGGCCCTCCCGGAAATAGCCGAAGCCGGGCATTTCCACGCCTGGACGCTGACCGACGATACGGTCGTCGCCACGGTCCACGTCACCCCGACCGAAACGGTCAACCCCCTTTCGTTGCCGAAGCTCGTCGCAGATCGACTAAAGCGCGAATACGCCATCGATCACGTTACGGTTCAGGTCGATGCTCCCGGCGCTCTGAACCGGCAAATCCGTTTCTGA
- a CDS encoding c-type cytochrome, whose amino-acid sequence MNCITIFAPPTLESGHNKKLAAGLLIVILRLSPLFFPFAVAAQQDDGERLFRQRCATCHSVDPGQNKMAPNLHGIIGRAAGSLEGASYSGAMRSSRMTWDRQSLDSFLAAPSQVVRGTRMTAGVPTAAQRAAIIRYLESQSPD is encoded by the coding sequence GTGAATTGCATAACGATTTTTGCTCCACCAACGTTGGAATCCGGTCACAATAAGAAGCTGGCGGCCGGATTACTCATTGTCATTTTGCGACTTTCTCCGCTGTTCTTTCCGTTTGCGGTTGCGGCTCAGCAGGACGATGGAGAGCGCTTGTTCCGGCAACGCTGCGCCACCTGTCACAGCGTCGATCCGGGACAAAACAAGATGGCTCCCAACCTTCATGGCATCATCGGCCGAGCTGCCGGAAGCCTCGAAGGCGCCAGCTATTCCGGTGCGATGCGGTCCTCCCGCATGACGTGGGACCGCCAGTCACTCGACTCATTTCTCGCCGCGCCGAGTCAGGTCGTGCGGGGGACACGGATGACCGCCGGCGTCCCCACTGCCGCGCAACGAGCTGCGATCATCCGTTACCTCGAAAGCCAATCCCCAGATTGA
- a CDS encoding NAD-dependent epimerase/dehydratase family protein, whose amino-acid sequence MLDATRPTVLITGSNGFLGQAIGESLVERYQVIGLDVAKPRLPVPGIETLEIDLTSDESVAKALATVRERSGGRIASVIHLAAYYDTTGEDNPKYDAVTVEGSRRLLAALRDFETEQFVFSSTLLVHAPSPAKGVKIDEDSPLAPAWAYPRSKARTEKLILEERGDVKVAILRLAGVYDENCRAAFIAQQIARIFERRPTAYLFTGDIETGQPYLHRDDLADAVARTVDRRGELPDETTLLIGEEETPTYDEMQRRIGRLVHGEEWRTLALPKEVTKPGVWLQEQVLDQDTEIKAWMIENADDHYEIDISRAKRLLGWQPRHALTATLPEMIRRLKADPTDWYETNKLESAAVAASPPEIAQAAERLRRPLERSEDEVEAEIERHRAGTLWAPLTNAAIGLWLVASPFTLGLFDPATAPPPPALGHEIASPETRDARLGISEIVSGILVAASALLGMRRRWHGLQWLTAAIGVWVMLAPLLFWTTSAGAYATDTLAGMLIVMFAVMIPPTPGINRRALAADDDRPLGWSYSPSTFSQRIHIIGLAFVGLFVSRYLAAYQLGHIDGLWDPFFGPGDAPVGNGSEAVVTSWVSKGFPIADAGLGAFAYALDILAGAIGDRRRWRTMPWMVVLFGLLVIPLGLVSVGFIIIQPPLIGALCALCILQAAVTVLLIPYSIDEVLASCQYLRRARQAGEPFWRTFWCGGPALSENQTPAPDLDRPLSAVLRELVTGGVNFPWTLVASALIGILLMTTPLLFGTNPPLSFSDHVTGCLVILVAVTAMAEVTRAVRFANLALGAWIAVSPFVLDGGAATATVANVLIGLLLIGLSLPRGRRSDAHYGGWDRAIV is encoded by the coding sequence ATATTGGACGCGACCCGCCCCACGGTCCTGATCACCGGCAGCAACGGCTTTCTGGGTCAGGCGATCGGCGAGAGCCTGGTTGAGCGCTATCAGGTCATCGGCCTCGATGTCGCCAAGCCCAGGCTGCCGGTGCCCGGTATCGAAACGCTCGAGATCGACCTCACCTCCGACGAGAGTGTCGCGAAGGCCCTGGCGACAGTGCGCGAGCGCAGTGGCGGCCGGATCGCATCGGTGATCCACCTTGCCGCCTACTACGACACAACCGGAGAGGACAACCCGAAATACGACGCGGTGACAGTCGAGGGGTCGCGCCGGCTGCTGGCCGCGCTCCGGGATTTCGAGACGGAGCAGTTCGTGTTCTCCAGCACCCTGCTCGTGCATGCTCCGAGCCCGGCCAAGGGCGTGAAGATTGACGAGGACTCGCCGCTCGCACCGGCCTGGGCCTATCCGAGATCGAAGGCGCGGACCGAGAAGCTGATCCTGGAGGAGCGCGGCGACGTCAAGGTCGCAATCTTGCGATTGGCGGGCGTCTATGACGAAAATTGCCGCGCGGCCTTCATCGCGCAGCAGATCGCCCGCATCTTTGAGCGCAGGCCGACCGCCTATCTGTTCACCGGCGACATCGAGACCGGCCAACCTTATCTCCATCGGGACGACCTCGCCGATGCCGTGGCGCGCACGGTCGACCGGCGCGGCGAGCTTCCCGACGAAACTACTCTGCTGATCGGCGAGGAAGAGACACCGACCTATGATGAGATGCAGCGGCGGATCGGCCGGCTCGTGCACGGGGAGGAGTGGCGCACCCTCGCGTTGCCCAAGGAGGTGACGAAGCCCGGCGTCTGGCTACAGGAGCAGGTCCTCGATCAGGACACAGAGATCAAGGCGTGGATGATCGAGAATGCCGACGACCACTACGAGATCGACATCTCGCGCGCCAAGCGCCTTCTCGGCTGGCAGCCGCGGCACGCCCTGACCGCCACGCTGCCCGAGATGATCCGGCGGCTGAAGGCCGATCCCACTGATTGGTACGAGACGAACAAGCTGGAGTCCGCGGCTGTCGCCGCCTCGCCGCCGGAGATCGCGCAAGCGGCCGAGCGTCTGCGCCGGCCGCTCGAGCGTTCCGAGGACGAGGTCGAGGCGGAGATCGAACGGCACCGCGCAGGCACCCTCTGGGCTCCGCTGACCAATGCGGCGATCGGGCTGTGGCTCGTGGCGTCCCCCTTCACGCTCGGCCTGTTCGATCCGGCCACGGCTCCGCCACCACCGGCCCTCGGACACGAGATCGCCTCGCCCGAGACGCGCGACGCCCGGCTCGGCATCAGCGAGATCGTGTCCGGCATCCTCGTCGCGGCGTCGGCTCTTCTCGGCATGCGCCGGCGTTGGCACGGGCTGCAATGGCTCACCGCCGCAATCGGCGTCTGGGTGATGCTGGCGCCGCTCCTGTTCTGGACCACCAGCGCGGGCGCCTATGCCACAGATACGCTGGCCGGCATGCTGATCGTCATGTTCGCGGTGATGATACCGCCGACACCGGGCATCAACCGCCGGGCGCTTGCTGCCGATGACGACCGGCCGCTCGGCTGGAGCTATTCGCCGTCCACCTTCAGCCAGCGGATCCACATCATCGGGCTCGCTTTCGTCGGCCTGTTCGTCTCGCGCTATCTCGCCGCCTATCAGCTCGGTCATATCGACGGACTCTGGGATCCGTTCTTCGGACCAGGCGACGCGCCGGTCGGCAATGGCAGCGAGGCGGTGGTCACCTCCTGGGTGTCGAAAGGCTTTCCGATCGCCGATGCCGGGCTCGGCGCCTTCGCCTATGCGCTGGACATCCTCGCCGGCGCCATCGGCGACCGCCGCCGCTGGCGCACCATGCCGTGGATGGTTGTGCTGTTCGGCCTGCTGGTCATCCCGCTCGGTCTGGTGAGCGTCGGCTTCATCATCATCCAGCCGCCGCTGATCGGCGCATTGTGCGCGCTCTGCATCCTTCAGGCCGCCGTCACGGTCTTGCTCATTCCCTATTCGATCGACGAAGTGCTGGCGAGCTGCCAGTACCTCAGGCGTGCAAGGCAGGCGGGGGAGCCGTTCTGGCGCACGTTCTGGTGCGGCGGGCCGGCGCTTTCGGAGAACCAGACGCCGGCGCCGGACCTCGACCGTCCGCTGTCGGCGGTGTTGCGCGAACTCGTGACCGGCGGCGTGAACTTCCCCTGGACGCTGGTCGCGAGCGCGCTGATCGGCATCCTGCTGATGACGACGCCGCTCCTGTTCGGCACAAATCCGCCGCTCTCCTTCAGCGACCATGTCACAGGCTGCCTCGTGATCCTCGTAGCGGTAACTGCGATGGCCGAAGTGACGCGCGCTGTACGCTTCGCCAATCTTGCGCTTGGAGCTTGGATCGCCGTCTCGCCTTTCGTCCTCGACGGCGGGGCTGCGACGGCGACGGTTGCCAATGTCCTCATCGGCCTTCTGCTGATCGGGTTGAGCCTGCCGCGCGGCAGGCGCAGCGACGCGCATTACGGCGGCTGGGACCGGGCGATCGTATGA
- a CDS encoding DUF305 domain-containing protein: MMDHQQSARHGRTDTRSYVMLAINFLLGLIVMYVAMFTMIDGWQDFHNNINMLYMALTMAAPMGIIMLATMGRMYTRRGLNTALYLGFAALSVASFAATRTQALVEDRQFIASMIPHHSGAILMCRQNHFTDQELARLCDDIIRSQRNEIEQMNRIRSRLEAGMVPQ, encoded by the coding sequence ATGATGGACCATCAGCAATCAGCTCGGCATGGACGGACGGATACGCGAAGCTATGTCATGCTCGCGATCAATTTCCTGCTCGGCTTGATCGTCATGTACGTGGCAATGTTCACGATGATCGATGGCTGGCAGGACTTCCACAACAACATCAACATGCTTTACATGGCGCTGACCATGGCGGCTCCGATGGGCATCATCATGCTGGCGACCATGGGCAGAATGTATACACGCCGCGGTCTCAACACAGCCCTCTATCTCGGCTTCGCTGCTTTATCCGTTGCTTCGTTCGCCGCCACCCGCACCCAGGCGCTGGTCGAAGACCGCCAATTTATCGCGTCGATGATTCCGCACCATTCCGGCGCGATACTCATGTGTCGGCAAAACCACTTCACCGATCAGGAACTCGCCCGCCTCTGCGACGACATCATTCGATCGCAGAGGAATGAAATTGAGCAGATGAACCGGATCAGATCGCGGCTGGAAGCCGGCATGGTGCCGCAATGA
- a CDS encoding CoA transferase produces the protein MMTDKGPLAGYRVVEFGSNLTAPIATMLLGDQGADVIKVETPAGDQLRGSGDRRAAVSGMGSMFLNANRNKRSIVLDLKQPDDRAVALALAASADVVVQNFRPGVIDRLGLGYEAVRSVREDIVYVSIDGLGRSGPAAGRRVYDIVVQGIAGFAGIQADPVTRKPEVVRNSVTDKVTALFVFQAVTAALLVRERTGKGQHIQVSMLDAALAFLWPETMGSSTLAGGDVEPGGSVAGTRYCYPTADGHIILGFVTSSEFEAVCEALESPELLDDPRFKTLGQRFANAAELNAVVGDRLLTRSTAEWLARLATVDAVYAPVNWPDDILNDPQVIAAGTVAEYDHPVVGPYRQPAHPARFSATPAGLRRHAPELGADGPAIRAELGSDSEGAP, from the coding sequence ATGATGACGGACAAAGGTCCTCTCGCCGGCTATCGCGTTGTCGAATTTGGCAGCAACCTGACAGCACCAATTGCGACCATGCTGTTGGGCGACCAAGGCGCTGATGTCATCAAGGTGGAGACCCCTGCTGGCGACCAGCTGCGCGGTTCAGGAGATCGCCGGGCGGCCGTGTCCGGAATGGGCAGCATGTTCCTTAATGCGAACCGCAACAAGCGATCGATTGTACTCGATCTCAAGCAACCTGATGACCGCGCGGTCGCGCTGGCGCTCGCGGCTAGCGCCGATGTCGTTGTGCAGAATTTTCGCCCAGGTGTCATTGACAGGCTCGGCTTGGGCTACGAAGCTGTGAGATCAGTTCGCGAAGACATCGTCTATGTATCGATTGATGGCCTCGGGCGGAGCGGTCCTGCTGCTGGCCGTCGTGTTTACGATATCGTTGTGCAAGGCATCGCGGGGTTTGCCGGCATCCAGGCCGACCCAGTAACGCGAAAACCGGAAGTCGTTCGGAATTCTGTCACCGATAAGGTCACGGCGCTCTTCGTCTTCCAAGCCGTAACTGCCGCCTTGCTGGTGCGCGAGCGCACGGGCAAGGGCCAGCACATCCAGGTCAGCATGCTCGATGCGGCTCTGGCGTTTCTGTGGCCCGAAACTATGGGAAGCAGTACTCTCGCAGGCGGAGATGTCGAGCCCGGAGGGTCGGTCGCCGGCACGCGCTACTGTTATCCCACCGCCGACGGGCACATCATTCTTGGTTTTGTGACGTCCAGCGAATTCGAGGCCGTCTGCGAGGCGCTGGAGAGCCCCGAACTGCTGGACGACCCGCGCTTTAAGACGCTCGGCCAACGCTTCGCCAATGCCGCGGAACTGAATGCTGTGGTTGGTGACCGGCTACTGACCCGCTCTACAGCGGAATGGTTGGCCCGCCTCGCCACTGTCGACGCGGTCTATGCTCCGGTGAACTGGCCAGACGATATTCTGAATGATCCGCAGGTTATAGCGGCCGGAACAGTCGCTGAATACGACCATCCGGTGGTCGGGCCCTATCGGCAGCCGGCACATCCGGCGCGCTTCTCTGCAACACCTGCCGGGCTCCGCCGGCACGCGCCGGAACTGGGTGCCGACGGCCCGGCGATTCGGGCTGAACTCGGCTCGGATAGCGAGGGAGCGCCATGA
- a CDS encoding NADPH:quinone oxidoreductase family protein, translating into MMKAWVLRRFSKPFELEMTELPQPVPGPGEILIRNHAAGLAYGETLIFDGTYQQIPPLPYIPSNESAGVVHSCGEGVTKFVPGDRVMVFAVDMRGGALAEYSVMPQAFVFPCPERLSFSDAATSVMNYWTSFNALVRRGYLKAGETLVVHGATGGVGSTAVEIGKQLGARVIATGGSDVRLADVEGADHVINYNTEPLRDRVLELTRGIGADVYYDPVGGDLFDLSMRAIAPGGRILVVGFTSGRPALARTNVMLVKMVSVIGVEARLGLLRGHDEGWADLREMLDWIHTGRLNPRAGEVFAFEDAAKGYHHILSRQHRGKCVVEIP; encoded by the coding sequence ATGATGAAGGCCTGGGTGCTAAGGCGTTTTTCCAAGCCGTTCGAACTCGAGATGACGGAGCTTCCGCAACCTGTGCCGGGCCCGGGCGAGATCCTGATCCGCAATCACGCCGCAGGCCTCGCCTATGGCGAGACCCTCATCTTTGACGGTACCTACCAGCAGATTCCACCGCTGCCGTACATTCCATCAAATGAAAGCGCCGGTGTTGTGCACAGCTGCGGCGAGGGGGTAACGAAATTCGTCCCAGGCGACCGCGTCATGGTATTCGCCGTCGATATGCGTGGCGGCGCACTGGCCGAGTATAGCGTCATGCCGCAGGCCTTTGTATTTCCGTGCCCGGAACGGCTGAGCTTCTCGGACGCAGCCACGTCAGTGATGAACTATTGGACCTCATTCAATGCTCTCGTCCGGCGTGGTTATCTTAAGGCTGGCGAGACGTTGGTGGTGCATGGCGCCACGGGCGGCGTGGGTTCAACTGCGGTTGAGATCGGCAAACAACTCGGAGCGCGGGTCATTGCGACAGGCGGAAGCGATGTGCGCCTGGCCGATGTCGAGGGCGCCGATCACGTCATCAACTACAACACCGAGCCATTGCGCGATCGCGTGCTCGAACTGACCCGCGGCATCGGTGCAGACGTGTATTATGACCCGGTCGGCGGTGACCTCTTTGATCTGTCCATGCGAGCCATAGCACCTGGCGGCCGCATCCTTGTCGTTGGGTTCACGTCGGGGCGCCCCGCGTTGGCCCGCACGAACGTCATGCTAGTTAAAATGGTATCCGTGATCGGGGTGGAAGCTAGGCTGGGGCTGCTGCGCGGCCACGACGAGGGCTGGGCGGACCTTCGTGAAATGCTTGACTGGATCCACACAGGTCGACTCAATCCACGGGCGGGTGAGGTGTTCGCCTTCGAGGATGCAGCGAAGGGCTATCACCATATCCTGTCTCGCCAGCACAGGGGCAAATGCGTCGTAGAAATCCCCTGA
- a CDS encoding (2Fe-2S)-binding protein produces MTAFTINGHAVDVAAQPDTPLLWVIREHLKLTGTKFGCGIAQCGACTVHIDGEPARSCQTFLEDVAGRQVTTIEGLSPDASHPLQKAWIAEQVPQCGYCQSGQIMQAAALLEHTPTPSRDEIVAHMDGNICRCGTYVRIISAIQRAAREG; encoded by the coding sequence ATGACAGCTTTCACCATCAACGGGCATGCGGTCGATGTCGCCGCCCAACCCGACACGCCACTCCTCTGGGTGATCCGCGAGCATCTTAAGCTCACCGGCACCAAATTCGGCTGCGGGATCGCGCAATGCGGGGCCTGCACCGTCCACATCGACGGCGAGCCTGCACGCTCCTGTCAGACCTTCCTGGAGGATGTGGCCGGCCGGCAAGTGACAACGATCGAGGGTCTGTCACCAGACGCCAGCCATCCCTTGCAGAAGGCCTGGATCGCCGAGCAGGTGCCCCAATGCGGTTACTGCCAGTCCGGGCAGATCATGCAGGCGGCGGCGCTTCTTGAACACACCCCCACTCCCAGCCGTGACGAGATCGTCGCGCATATGGACGGCAATATTTGCCGCTGCGGAACCTATGTCCGCATCATCAGCGCTATTCAGCGCGCCGCGCGGGAGGGCTGA
- a CDS encoding molybdopterin cofactor-binding domain-containing protein, with translation MSRTSQPHSRALSRRSFLVTAGSLGIAVAFGRASDPAYGATMAPAAEGAFRPNAWVTIAADGTISIIAPAVEMGQGITTTLPLLVAEELDADWSRVRVVQAPSDAGTYGNPGFYGIQLTGGSESTRGYHALLRLTGAQTRLILMVAAAGMLNVPVRELTTEPNKVLHPPSGRVLDYGEVATNAVLPDPLPQATEADLKSRDRWRYIGSRTVSRIDVPSKIDGTAVFGTDVQLPDMLYGAVLRAPVQDERPEAIDDTAARGVPGVTHIVPLPYGVGIIGETIQATRRAIDLLSVTWSTTSRVRNYTSQRLLDEYRAIGRDLTKQGVTAHTSGDVETAIAGATTVIEVDYMSDHVAHATMEPMNATARVTGDRVEIWAPTQGPTGTQGFAADVVGTTPDKVKVNTTLLGGGFGRKAEADFIIDAVSLAKAVEGRPVKVIWSREDDVRHDKFRPLEAQHIKVGLDAEGNIVGWRHRIVADSIFARTMPPVFAQAGGHDDVVTEGAQFNYTVPAHQIEYLRQDNGLAIGFWFAVGVGYTRFAIECVVDEIAAVRGIDPVALRLELLKDQPRARNVIETVARMAQWDRARDGRGLGVAYSDAFGSHCAQVAEVSLNRETGAIRVHKVWCAIDPGVAIQPLHIEAMMMTGITNGTGHALFEQINVVDGEVQESNFDTYRVIRMSEAPEIEVAVRPTPGSPFGGIGQAGLPPTGPAIANAVARLTGGVRLRHYPFTPERVKAALEA, from the coding sequence ATGTCCCGGACCTCGCAGCCTCATAGCCGCGCGCTGTCGCGGCGCAGTTTCCTTGTCACGGCCGGCAGCCTCGGCATCGCCGTCGCGTTCGGGAGAGCATCCGACCCTGCCTACGGCGCGACGATGGCCCCCGCCGCCGAGGGCGCCTTTCGTCCCAACGCCTGGGTCACGATCGCGGCGGACGGCACGATCAGCATCATTGCGCCGGCCGTCGAGATGGGCCAGGGCATCACGACAACGCTGCCGCTACTCGTCGCCGAGGAATTGGATGCCGATTGGAGCCGTGTACGCGTGGTTCAGGCGCCCTCCGACGCGGGGACCTATGGCAATCCCGGCTTCTACGGGATTCAGCTCACCGGCGGCAGCGAGTCGACGCGCGGCTATCACGCGCTGCTTCGCCTGACCGGCGCCCAGACCCGCCTGATCCTCATGGTCGCTGCTGCCGGCATGCTGAACGTGCCAGTGAGGGAGCTTACGACCGAACCGAACAAGGTCTTGCACCCACCCTCGGGCCGGGTGCTGGATTACGGTGAGGTCGCCACCAACGCCGTGCTTCCGGATCCGCTGCCGCAGGCAACGGAGGCTGATCTAAAGTCAAGAGACAGATGGCGCTATATCGGCAGCCGGACTGTCTCACGGATCGACGTCCCCTCGAAGATCGATGGAACTGCGGTCTTCGGGACCGATGTCCAGCTTCCGGACATGCTCTACGGGGCGGTTCTGCGGGCGCCGGTCCAGGACGAGCGGCCGGAAGCCATCGACGACACAGCGGCGCGCGGTGTGCCGGGCGTTACCCATATCGTCCCACTCCCCTACGGCGTCGGCATCATTGGCGAGACGATCCAGGCGACCAGGCGTGCGATAGACCTGCTCAGCGTGACCTGGAGCACGACCTCACGGGTTCGCAACTATACGAGCCAGCGGCTGCTCGACGAGTATCGCGCTATCGGCCGCGATCTCACGAAGCAAGGCGTTACCGCGCACACCAGTGGTGACGTCGAGACCGCAATCGCCGGCGCTACGACGGTGATCGAGGTCGACTACATGAGCGATCACGTCGCCCACGCGACTATGGAGCCGATGAACGCCACCGCACGCGTCACCGGCGACAGGGTCGAGATCTGGGCGCCGACCCAGGGCCCGACAGGCACGCAGGGTTTCGCGGCGGACGTCGTCGGCACGACGCCCGACAAGGTGAAGGTCAACACGACCCTGCTTGGCGGCGGCTTCGGACGCAAGGCCGAGGCCGATTTCATCATCGATGCGGTCTCTCTGGCCAAGGCGGTGGAGGGGCGGCCCGTCAAGGTCATCTGGAGCCGCGAGGACGATGTCCGGCATGACAAGTTCCGGCCGCTCGAGGCGCAGCACATCAAGGTCGGGCTTGATGCCGAGGGGAACATCGTCGGCTGGCGTCACCGCATCGTGGCGGACTCGATCTTTGCACGCACAATGCCGCCGGTGTTCGCGCAGGCAGGGGGGCACGACGACGTCGTGACTGAAGGTGCGCAGTTCAATTACACCGTTCCGGCTCATCAGATTGAATATCTTCGCCAGGACAACGGCCTCGCCATCGGATTCTGGTTCGCGGTCGGGGTTGGCTACACGCGGTTCGCGATCGAATGCGTTGTCGACGAGATTGCTGCCGTCAGAGGCATCGATCCCGTCGCCCTGCGGCTGGAGCTTCTGAAGGACCAGCCCCGCGCGCGAAACGTGATCGAGACGGTCGCACGTATGGCGCAATGGGATCGGGCGCGAGACGGCCGAGGGCTCGGCGTCGCTTACTCCGACGCCTTCGGCTCGCATTGCGCCCAGGTCGCCGAGGTTTCGCTGAATCGGGAAACTGGCGCCATACGGGTGCACAAGGTCTGGTGCGCGATCGATCCCGGTGTGGCGATCCAGCCCCTCCATATCGAGGCCATGATGATGACCGGCATCACCAACGGTACCGGCCATGCACTGTTCGAGCAGATCAATGTCGTCGACGGCGAGGTACAGGAGTCGAATTTCGATACCTACCGGGTGATCCGCATGTCCGAGGCGCCTGAAATCGAGGTTGCGGTGCGACCGACGCCCGGGAGTCCGTTCGGCGGTATCGGTCAGGCAGGCCTTCCTCCCACCGGTCCGGCAATCGCCAACGCCGTCGCGCGGCTCACCGGGGGTGTAAGGCTTCGCCACTATCCGTTCACTCCGGAACGGGTAAAGGCAGCGCTGGAGGCCTAG